From one Acidimicrobiales bacterium genomic stretch:
- a CDS encoding class I SAM-dependent methyltransferase, translating to MSDNGRPVGARVPPDPRALFALRVWQYKQGEMVSLMIHLGDRLGLYKAMAGAGWLSAEELAGRSGLHPRWVLEWLRGQAAAGLVDTPDGDTFMLRGEGAEVLADENGSLWFAAGAFTGSSAAPEVVDRLADAFRTGLGLSYDDLGPSAAHHVERMLGPWSRLALVPVILPALEGVSGRLRAGARVADVGCGAGVALLAMAAAFPSSRFDGFDISRHAIERARVKADEAGLDNIEFHVTEAEELPPSPPFDLIVTLDCIHEMPRPDQAIAAIRRAIAPDGTWLIKEIRCGPNWSDNLRNPLLAMMCSTSVATCMSSAMSEPGGAGLGTLGFNSELAERMCRQAGFGRFKVHDFEDPANLYYEVRP from the coding sequence ATGAGTGACAACGGCAGGCCTGTGGGCGCGAGGGTTCCTCCCGACCCACGGGCGCTCTTCGCGCTGCGAGTGTGGCAGTACAAGCAGGGCGAGATGGTTTCCCTGATGATCCATCTGGGTGACAGGCTGGGTCTGTACAAGGCGATGGCGGGCGCAGGGTGGCTGTCGGCGGAGGAGCTTGCCGGCCGCTCCGGCCTCCACCCGAGATGGGTGCTCGAGTGGCTCCGCGGTCAGGCCGCCGCCGGCCTGGTCGATACCCCGGACGGCGATACGTTCATGCTGAGGGGAGAGGGCGCCGAGGTGCTCGCCGACGAGAACGGCAGTCTCTGGTTCGCAGCCGGTGCGTTCACCGGGTCGTCCGCCGCTCCGGAGGTGGTCGACCGGCTGGCGGATGCGTTCCGGACGGGCCTTGGCCTGTCGTACGACGACCTCGGGCCGTCTGCGGCGCATCACGTCGAGAGGATGCTCGGTCCCTGGAGCCGGCTGGCGCTTGTGCCGGTGATACTCCCAGCCCTCGAGGGGGTGAGCGGGCGGCTCCGCGCTGGAGCCAGGGTGGCGGACGTCGGCTGCGGCGCGGGAGTCGCGCTCCTTGCCATGGCGGCGGCGTTCCCGTCGTCGCGGTTCGACGGCTTTGACATCTCTCGACACGCCATAGAGAGGGCACGGGTCAAGGCTGACGAGGCCGGGTTGGACAACATCGAGTTCCACGTGACCGAAGCGGAAGAGCTTCCCCCGTCGCCGCCGTTCGACCTGATCGTGACGCTCGACTGCATCCACGAGATGCCGAGACCGGATCAGGCGATCGCTGCGATCAGGCGGGCGATCGCCCCGGATGGCACCTGGCTGATAAAGGAGATCCGCTGCGGGCCGAACTGGTCCGACAATCTTCGGAACCCGCTTCTCGCGATGATGTGCTCCACCTCGGTGGCCACGTGCATGTCCTCGGCGATGTCAGAGCCCGGGGGCGCGGGGCTCGGCACCCTGGGGTTCAACTCCGAGCTCGCGGAACGTATGTGCCGCCAGGCGGGCTTCGGGCGATTCAAGGTTCACGATTTTGAGGATCCCGCCAACCTGTACTACGAGGTTAGGCCTTAG
- a CDS encoding nitronate monooxygenase family protein, which yields MRTRACALLGMEFPIFAFSHCRDVVAAVSKAGGFGVLGAVAYSPEHLKIALDWIDEHVGDRPYGVDVIVPAKYVGDDAGGLTASEAVDLIPEEHRRFVDEILEKYHVPGLPESGGGGGDRRMPFSRESTKELLEVVWRHPKVKFIANALGPAPDYLVEEAHERGLVVGGLVGKVEHARRQKEAGVDMIIAQGYEAGGHTGEIATMVLVPQVVDAVAPVPVLAAGGIADGRQVAAALALGAEGVWCGSVWLTTDEAETHPVVKEKFLQATSADTIRSRAKTGKPARQLRSAWTDEWEDPANPKPLPMPLQGALVAEAELRIARSAASNDGARELINYFIGQAVGQMNKPKSAGQVVLDMVEEYIDAATRLGSTLDETNSL from the coding sequence GTGCGAACTAGAGCCTGTGCCCTTCTGGGGATGGAGTTTCCCATATTCGCCTTCAGCCACTGCCGGGACGTGGTGGCTGCGGTAAGCAAGGCGGGCGGATTCGGGGTGCTGGGGGCCGTTGCATACTCGCCCGAGCATCTCAAGATCGCCCTCGATTGGATAGACGAGCACGTCGGGGACCGCCCCTACGGAGTCGACGTGATCGTACCGGCGAAGTACGTCGGTGACGACGCCGGTGGCCTCACCGCGAGCGAGGCCGTAGACCTGATTCCCGAGGAGCATCGTCGGTTCGTGGACGAGATCCTCGAGAAGTACCACGTCCCGGGCTTACCCGAGTCGGGTGGGGGAGGCGGCGACCGTCGGATGCCGTTCTCTCGCGAGAGCACCAAGGAGCTGCTCGAAGTCGTTTGGCGCCACCCCAAAGTGAAGTTCATCGCCAACGCCCTCGGCCCTGCGCCCGACTATCTCGTCGAGGAGGCCCACGAACGTGGTCTGGTGGTCGGCGGTCTGGTAGGGAAGGTGGAGCACGCCAGGCGCCAGAAGGAGGCCGGCGTCGACATGATCATCGCCCAGGGGTACGAGGCTGGAGGCCACACCGGCGAGATCGCGACCATGGTTCTGGTCCCGCAGGTGGTGGACGCAGTGGCCCCGGTGCCGGTCCTGGCTGCCGGGGGGATTGCTGACGGGCGCCAGGTGGCCGCAGCGCTGGCTTTGGGCGCCGAGGGCGTCTGGTGCGGCTCGGTTTGGCTGACGACCGACGAGGCCGAGACTCATCCGGTGGTAAAGGAGAAATTCCTTCAAGCCACCTCCGCGGACACGATCCGTTCGCGCGCCAAGACTGGAAAACCGGCGCGTCAGCTGCGCTCGGCGTGGACGGACGAGTGGGAGGACCCGGCGAACCCGAAGCCGCTCCCCATGCCGCTCCAAGGCGCGCTCGTCGCCGAGGCGGAGCTGAGGATCGCTCGAAGCGCGGCGTCCAACGATGGCGCCCGTGAGCTGATCAACTATTTCATCGGGCAGGCGGTTGGCCAGATGAATAAACCCAAGTCCGCCGGCCAAGTCGTCCTCGACATGGTCGAGGAGTACATAGATGCCGCTACGAGATTGGGCTCGACCCTGGACGAGACAAACTCGCTGTAG
- a CDS encoding DedA family protein, giving the protein MNVNHFISSNGYWAVFVLVGLESLGIPLPGETALIVAGTFAGKYHHLNPWFIFLVASAGAVIGDNIGYWIGDKGGFRLLKRYGRYVRLDEAKLKVGRYVFDRHGAKVVFFGRFVSVLRTYAAFLAGTNRMHWRRFVVYNAAGGIIWSGIYTFASYLAGNSLQKASGTINIVLGAVAAVVIIAIIFVVRRQARRLEAKAEAAYPGPLV; this is encoded by the coding sequence GTGAACGTCAACCACTTCATCAGCTCGAATGGATACTGGGCGGTCTTCGTGCTGGTCGGACTGGAGAGCCTTGGGATACCTCTCCCGGGCGAAACCGCGTTGATCGTTGCAGGCACGTTCGCCGGGAAGTACCACCATCTGAACCCGTGGTTCATCTTCCTCGTCGCTTCAGCTGGAGCGGTGATCGGGGACAACATCGGATACTGGATCGGCGACAAGGGCGGCTTCCGGCTTCTCAAGCGTTACGGGCGCTACGTCCGCTTGGACGAGGCGAAGCTGAAGGTAGGGCGATACGTTTTCGACCGTCACGGAGCAAAGGTCGTGTTCTTCGGACGATTCGTGTCCGTACTTCGTACCTATGCCGCGTTCCTGGCTGGGACGAACCGTATGCATTGGCGGCGGTTCGTCGTTTACAACGCCGCCGGAGGGATCATCTGGTCGGGGATATACACGTTTGCCTCGTATCTGGCGGGCAACTCCCTTCAGAAGGCCTCCGGCACGATCAATATCGTCCTCGGGGCCGTGGCCGCGGTCGTGATCATCGCGATCATCTTTGTCGTGAGGCGCCAGGCCCGCCGGCTGGAGGCCAAGGCCGAGGCGGCCTACCCCGGCCCTCTCGTCTGA
- a CDS encoding FAD-binding oxidoreductase, whose protein sequence is MTLAGTTGSAQRASANRNQYHQRVEDLRTEFEGIPQGEPVRLAKKTSNLFRPRGNSSRPGLDVAAFDGVIDIDSDSLTADVQGMTTYEHLVDATLAHGLMPLVVPELKTITIGGAITGLGIESSSWRNGMPHESVLEMDILTGAGEVVTATRDGEHRDLFFGFPNSYGTLGYALRARIELEPVHPYVHLRHVRFDDFDRLVETLADVCAAGSFDGEGVAFIDGCVFSRDESYLTLGSWASEAPSVSDYSYMGIYYRSIQEHTEDWLTIRNYLWRWDTDWFWCSRAFGVQKPWIRRLVGPRFLRSDVYWKIVDFEGRYGLKARMDRMLGRPKLENVIQDVEVPVGRLAEFVADFQREVPITPFWLCPLRLRDRSSVWELYKLDPDALYVNVGFWSSVPLSAGMDQSHHNRWVEEEVDRLGGRKSLYSTAFYDESRFWELYNGPVYDKLKDQYDPSGRLLDLYDKCVRSR, encoded by the coding sequence ATGACACTGGCCGGTACCACGGGGTCTGCCCAACGCGCGTCAGCGAACCGGAACCAGTACCACCAGCGGGTGGAAGATCTTCGAACCGAATTCGAGGGCATACCGCAGGGCGAACCCGTGCGCCTCGCGAAGAAGACCTCCAACCTCTTCCGGCCTAGAGGCAACTCGTCCCGGCCAGGCCTCGACGTCGCCGCGTTCGACGGGGTCATCGACATCGACAGCGATTCGCTGACGGCGGATGTGCAGGGAATGACGACCTACGAACACCTGGTCGATGCCACCCTTGCTCACGGGTTGATGCCCCTGGTGGTCCCCGAGCTGAAGACGATCACCATCGGCGGGGCGATCACGGGTCTTGGTATCGAGAGCTCATCGTGGCGTAACGGGATGCCGCACGAGTCGGTGCTCGAGATGGACATCCTCACAGGGGCCGGCGAAGTCGTGACGGCTACGCGAGACGGCGAGCACCGTGATCTGTTCTTCGGGTTCCCCAACTCGTACGGAACGCTCGGCTACGCGCTTCGCGCCCGGATCGAACTCGAACCCGTCCATCCCTATGTCCACCTGCGGCACGTGCGATTCGACGACTTCGACCGACTGGTCGAAACGCTCGCCGACGTTTGCGCGGCTGGATCATTTGACGGCGAGGGCGTCGCTTTCATCGACGGATGCGTTTTTTCCAGGGACGAGAGCTATCTGACACTGGGGAGTTGGGCCTCCGAAGCTCCGTCGGTTAGCGATTACAGCTATATGGGGATCTACTACCGGTCGATCCAGGAGCACACCGAGGACTGGTTGACCATTCGGAACTATCTGTGGCGCTGGGACACGGACTGGTTCTGGTGCTCGCGCGCCTTCGGGGTGCAGAAGCCATGGATCCGCCGCCTCGTCGGTCCCCGGTTCCTCCGCAGCGACGTGTACTGGAAGATCGTCGACTTCGAGGGACGCTACGGGCTGAAGGCCAGGATGGATCGAATGCTCGGCCGACCGAAGCTGGAGAATGTGATCCAGGACGTCGAGGTCCCGGTCGGCCGTCTCGCGGAATTCGTCGCCGACTTCCAACGCGAGGTTCCGATCACTCCTTTCTGGCTTTGCCCGCTGCGCCTCCGCGATCGGTCGTCGGTCTGGGAGCTGTACAAACTCGATCCGGACGCGCTTTACGTCAACGTGGGTTTCTGGTCGAGCGTTCCACTATCCGCGGGAATGGACCAGTCCCACCACAACCGGTGGGTCGAGGAGGAAGTCGACCGCCTCGGGGGCAGGAAGTCGCTTTACTCGACTGCCTTCTACGACGAATCCCGTTTTTGGGAGCTGTACAACGGACCGGTCTACGACAAGCTGAAGGATCAGTACGACCCCTCAGGACGTCTGCTCGACCTGTATGACAAGTGTGTCCGCTCGAGGTAG
- a CDS encoding cyclopropane-fatty-acyl-phospholipid synthase family protein: MAPRSPIAPVLASVVGAGSPIAIEAYDGSSAGPANATSRLVVKDPRALNYIATAPSDLGLARAYVSGYLDLEGDMYSTLLMLSSDRIGSLSWTKRLEVLRKLGPEIVRPIPPPPQEVRPGPWWGLRHSLSRDSRAISHHYDVSNKFYKWILGPSMAYTCAVFPHEGASLEEAQEEKVDLVCRKLDLQPGQRLLDVGCGWGTMVLHAAKHYGVRALGVTLSRQQAEYGQKAVADLGLTDLAEIRYADYRSVSETGFDAVSSIGLTEHIGAKNLAGYVSFLAGRLRPHGRLLNHCITRAVTYEPSRTGGFINRYVFPDGELEAVGTIIGAIQDNGFEVRHEENFREHYARTCAAWGANLEAHWDEAVREVGEGRARVWRLYLAGSRLGFVERRIELHQVLAVKTVNGVSGMPLERLDFSAPANFSRS; the protein is encoded by the coding sequence ATGGCACCCCGCTCTCCCATAGCCCCGGTGCTGGCGTCGGTTGTAGGAGCAGGAAGCCCTATCGCAATCGAGGCGTACGACGGAAGCTCGGCAGGGCCGGCCAACGCAACCAGCCGCCTCGTGGTGAAGGACCCACGGGCCCTCAACTACATCGCCACGGCACCCAGCGACTTGGGTCTCGCCCGCGCGTACGTGTCGGGATATCTCGATCTCGAGGGTGACATGTACTCGACTCTGCTCATGCTCTCCAGCGATCGGATCGGATCGCTGTCGTGGACGAAGAGGCTCGAGGTTCTTCGGAAGCTCGGACCGGAAATCGTTCGGCCGATTCCTCCACCGCCGCAGGAGGTTCGTCCGGGACCATGGTGGGGTCTCCGGCATTCTCTCAGCCGCGACTCCCGTGCGATCAGCCATCACTACGACGTGTCGAACAAGTTCTACAAATGGATCCTGGGACCCTCGATGGCATACACGTGTGCCGTGTTTCCGCATGAGGGGGCGTCTCTCGAGGAGGCGCAGGAAGAGAAGGTCGACCTGGTGTGCCGCAAACTGGACCTGCAACCTGGGCAGCGGCTACTCGACGTCGGCTGCGGATGGGGAACGATGGTGTTGCACGCCGCCAAGCACTACGGCGTGCGCGCACTGGGCGTGACGCTCTCTCGCCAGCAGGCCGAGTACGGGCAGAAGGCGGTCGCAGATCTTGGCCTCACCGACCTGGCCGAGATTCGTTATGCGGATTACAGGAGTGTCAGCGAAACCGGGTTTGACGCGGTCAGCAGCATCGGACTGACAGAGCACATCGGGGCCAAGAACCTCGCCGGCTATGTGAGTTTTCTTGCCGGTCGTCTCCGCCCCCACGGCCGGCTGCTCAACCATTGCATCACCAGGGCCGTCACGTACGAGCCTTCGAGGACTGGTGGATTCATCAATCGCTATGTCTTCCCGGACGGAGAGCTCGAGGCCGTGGGAACGATCATCGGGGCGATACAGGACAACGGTTTCGAGGTACGTCACGAAGAGAACTTCCGTGAGCACTACGCGCGGACGTGCGCGGCTTGGGGCGCCAACCTGGAGGCTCACTGGGACGAGGCGGTTCGCGAAGTCGGCGAGGGCCGCGCTCGCGTGTGGCGCCTTTACCTTGCAGGATCGCGCTTAGGCTTCGTGGAGCGTCGTATTGAACTCCACCAGGTACTCGCGGTGAAGACCGTCAACGGAGTTTCGGGCATGCCGCTGGAGCGGTTGGACTTCAGCGCCCCCGCGAATTTCAGTCGGTCTTGA
- a CDS encoding universal stress protein has product MYKCVVVGTDGSGTADRAVETAAELARQWGAPLHIVTGFRAGAGGMAAASGAPFVEAAADGFAREAADQVTENAATAWGEGLQISRHSVGGHPADAILDVADQVGGDLIVVGSKGMHGARRFLGSVPNSVAHGAQCAVLIVKTD; this is encoded by the coding sequence ATGTACAAGTGCGTCGTCGTAGGAACAGACGGCTCGGGGACCGCAGACCGGGCGGTGGAGACAGCGGCCGAACTGGCCCGCCAGTGGGGAGCTCCTCTGCACATCGTCACGGGCTTCAGAGCAGGAGCAGGCGGGATGGCGGCGGCGTCGGGGGCGCCGTTCGTGGAGGCCGCGGCCGATGGTTTCGCGCGTGAAGCCGCCGACCAGGTGACCGAGAACGCGGCGACGGCCTGGGGCGAAGGGCTCCAAATCAGCCGGCACAGTGTCGGCGGGCACCCGGCCGACGCGATTCTCGATGTGGCCGACCAGGTAGGCGGCGACTTGATCGTCGTCGGTTCGAAAGGCATGCACGGTGCCCGCCGTTTTCTCGGCTCGGTCCCGAACTCGGTTGCGCACGGCGCGCAGTGCGCCGTGCTGATCGTCAAGACCGACTGA
- a CDS encoding acyl-CoA desaturase, translating to MTITEAVLDRPIPSVPEQTEPLDRKQWGSQITLFLFIVLPLLALIAAVPMFWGWGLTWRDALIAFVMYGLTGHGVTIGFHRHFTHRGFKAKRWVRVFLAVAGSMAIQGPVIQWVADHRKHHRFSDKEGDPHSPWRYGESLRALTKGFFYSHVGWLFDWDKTPEQHYAGELLADRDIRAVSRTFPLWVAVSLLLPPLAGGLWSWSWQGAVTAFFWGSLVRVSLLHHVTFAINSVCHIRGRRPFKTRDRSQNVWWLAILSFGESWHNFHHAEPVSARHGVDRFQIDSSALLIKVMEKLRWISDVRWPDAGVISRRRLAAGPAT from the coding sequence TTGACTATCACCGAGGCTGTCCTCGACCGCCCCATCCCGTCCGTACCCGAGCAGACCGAGCCGCTCGATCGGAAGCAGTGGGGCTCGCAGATCACCCTGTTTCTGTTCATCGTTCTCCCGCTATTGGCGTTGATCGCCGCAGTCCCGATGTTCTGGGGATGGGGCCTCACCTGGCGTGACGCCCTGATCGCATTCGTGATGTACGGGCTCACCGGCCACGGGGTGACCATCGGTTTCCATCGACACTTCACCCACCGAGGCTTCAAGGCGAAGCGTTGGGTTCGGGTTTTTCTCGCGGTCGCCGGAAGCATGGCGATACAAGGCCCGGTGATCCAGTGGGTTGCGGACCACCGCAAGCATCACCGCTTCTCCGACAAGGAAGGCGACCCGCATTCACCATGGCGCTATGGGGAGAGCCTGCGGGCGCTGACCAAGGGCTTCTTCTATTCGCATGTTGGCTGGCTGTTCGACTGGGACAAGACCCCGGAGCAGCACTATGCCGGAGAACTCCTGGCGGATCGCGACATTCGCGCCGTTTCCCGGACGTTTCCCTTGTGGGTCGCAGTGTCCCTTCTGCTCCCACCTTTAGCAGGTGGTCTCTGGTCGTGGTCGTGGCAGGGAGCCGTAACCGCGTTCTTCTGGGGGAGCCTCGTCCGGGTGAGCCTGCTGCACCACGTGACGTTCGCCATCAACTCGGTGTGCCACATCCGGGGCCGGCGTCCGTTCAAGACTCGCGACCGAAGCCAGAACGTCTGGTGGCTTGCAATCCTCTCGTTCGGAGAGTCGTGGCACAACTTCCACCACGCTGAGCCGGTTTCAGCACGTCACGGAGTCGACCGCTTCCAGATCGATTCGAGTGCTTTGCTCATCAAGGTGATGGAGAAGCTCCGCTGGATCAGCGATGTTCGGTGGCCCGACGCCGGGGTGATCTCCCGCCGGCGGTTGGCCGCCGGGCCCGCGACCTAG
- a CDS encoding flavodoxin, which yields MKRLLVVHHTVSPATHAVHLAVMAGAQDPALEGVEVIARPALTASALEVIEADGYLLGSPVNLGYLAGAMKHFFDQIYYPCLEATRRRPYGAYLHSNNDATGALRALDSITSGLQWRQAQAPLIIKGEPSPSELDAARELGAAVAAGLVLD from the coding sequence GTGAAGCGGCTGCTCGTCGTTCACCACACTGTGTCTCCTGCGACCCACGCCGTTCATCTCGCCGTGATGGCAGGCGCGCAGGATCCCGCCCTCGAAGGTGTCGAGGTGATAGCCAGGCCGGCGCTCACCGCATCCGCACTCGAGGTGATCGAGGCCGACGGATACCTGTTGGGCAGTCCGGTCAACCTCGGTTACCTCGCCGGCGCTATGAAGCACTTCTTCGACCAGATCTACTACCCGTGCCTGGAAGCGACCCGCCGCCGCCCTTACGGGGCCTACCTCCATTCGAACAACGACGCAACGGGCGCGCTTCGAGCGCTCGACTCGATCACGTCCGGCCTGCAGTGGAGGCAAGCCCAGGCACCGCTCATCATCAAAGGCGAACCAAGTCCATCCGAGCTCGACGCCGCCCGTGAGCTCGGCGCCGCCGTTGCGGCCGGCCTGGTGCTCGACTGA
- a CDS encoding crotonase/enoyl-CoA hydratase family protein, with protein sequence MPITYELRDKVAVINFDDGKANVYTPAVLDGLSGALNRASEDPSVTSVLLAGRPGRFSAGFDLATMTASTEAMRALVSQGGRFVAQMLLHPTPVVAACTGHALAAGALVLLAADYRIGATGSFQIGLNEVAIGMPLPVWAVELARYRMPPSQFDRIVIGEVSDPESAISAGFLDEVVEGDSLLERASAVASKLSERRRGAVDGTKSRARGELVRRMLDGMDEDLASLSGPTPATA encoded by the coding sequence ATGCCGATCACGTACGAGCTGCGGGACAAAGTGGCGGTTATCAACTTCGACGACGGAAAAGCCAACGTGTACACCCCAGCGGTGCTCGACGGGTTGTCTGGAGCGCTCAATCGAGCTTCCGAGGACCCGTCGGTTACGTCGGTTCTGCTGGCCGGCAGGCCGGGGCGGTTTTCGGCGGGCTTCGACCTCGCGACCATGACCGCGAGCACCGAGGCCATGCGAGCGCTCGTATCCCAGGGAGGTCGGTTCGTCGCCCAGATGTTGCTCCACCCGACTCCGGTTGTCGCCGCGTGCACCGGGCATGCCTTGGCCGCCGGCGCGCTGGTCCTGCTTGCAGCCGACTACAGAATCGGAGCGACCGGCTCGTTCCAGATAGGACTCAACGAGGTCGCTATCGGCATGCCGCTCCCGGTCTGGGCGGTCGAGCTTGCCCGCTACAGGATGCCGCCGTCGCAGTTCGATCGGATTGTCATCGGAGAGGTGAGCGACCCCGAAAGCGCGATTTCAGCCGGATTCCTCGACGAAGTGGTGGAAGGCGACTCCCTCCTTGAACGGGCGAGCGCGGTGGCCTCAAAGCTCTCCGAACGCAGGCGCGGTGCCGTGGACGGCACCAAATCACGTGCCCGCGGCGAGCTGGTACGGCGCATGCTGGACGGGATGGACGAAGATCTCGCCAGCCTGTCGGGCCCCACCCCGGCAACCGCGTAA